A window of Corallococcus macrosporus DSM 14697 contains these coding sequences:
- a CDS encoding ADYC domain-containing protein, with the protein MLNTFPIWLMGPLLLAFAAGCTLPLKDAKPPIGARPDSPSGGGSCPTGQCDPDPNGLGIYVAEGHNYCFLHERTPAACLEGFVNTPEGVALRVRSMYQKDQTLQLPLHLRNPTRPAGGEAPPALEAIHGNVGDFFVAIRQGDKALKLRGEAVSGLVFGFRLPVDLDGTGNLEGLLYELALEPVSGNRLAVRYRAAPSTGWLEQCLSPEGRAVASVLLPQRQVDGLNAAVRPHDETLTVACETGAIATCMDWGYQPWTPDTRQTDPDREFVFGACLQAKRAAYFVGQGDLRTYTVSGTEILRRDAHGFGRDSNDDLQELEYLEALWSPRGAECLNLANRRGKAPIPNGLTLPSCAPSPKWSSQARLATGVGQPSRP; encoded by the coding sequence GTGCTCAACACCTTCCCCATCTGGCTCATGGGCCCGCTGCTGCTGGCCTTCGCCGCGGGCTGCACCCTCCCCCTGAAGGATGCAAAGCCCCCCATCGGCGCCCGCCCGGATTCCCCGTCCGGCGGCGGGAGCTGTCCGACGGGACAGTGCGACCCCGACCCGAACGGCCTGGGCATCTATGTCGCCGAGGGGCACAACTACTGCTTCTTGCATGAGAGGACGCCAGCGGCGTGCCTGGAGGGCTTCGTCAATACCCCCGAGGGCGTGGCGCTGCGCGTGCGCTCCATGTACCAGAAGGACCAGACGCTCCAGTTGCCCCTGCACCTCCGGAATCCGACCAGGCCCGCCGGCGGTGAGGCCCCTCCGGCGCTGGAAGCCATTCACGGCAACGTCGGCGACTTCTTCGTCGCCATCCGTCAGGGGGACAAGGCCCTGAAGCTGCGAGGCGAGGCGGTGTCGGGGCTGGTGTTCGGGTTCAGGCTCCCGGTGGACCTGGACGGCACCGGCAACCTGGAGGGCCTCCTCTATGAGCTGGCGCTGGAGCCCGTGTCCGGCAACCGCCTCGCCGTGCGCTACCGGGCCGCTCCCAGCACCGGCTGGCTGGAGCAGTGCCTGTCGCCAGAGGGACGGGCCGTCGCGTCCGTCCTCCTCCCCCAGCGCCAGGTCGACGGGCTGAACGCCGCGGTGCGGCCCCACGACGAAACCCTCACCGTGGCCTGTGAGACGGGCGCGATCGCCACCTGCATGGATTGGGGCTACCAGCCGTGGACACCCGACACGCGCCAGACCGACCCGGACCGGGAGTTCGTCTTCGGCGCCTGCCTCCAGGCCAAGCGCGCCGCCTACTTCGTGGGCCAGGGAGACCTGCGCACGTACACCGTCAGCGGCACGGAGATTCTCCGGCGCGACGCCCACGGGTTCGGGCGAGACAGCAACGACGATTTGCAGGAGCTCGAGTACCTGGAGGCCCTGTGGAGCCCCCGGGGCGCGGAGTGCCTCAACCTGGCGAACCGTCGCGGCAAGGCGCCCATCCCGAATGGCCTCACGCTCCCTTCCTGCGCGCCGTCGCCCAAGTGGAGTTCCCAGGCGCGGCTCGCGACGGGCGTGGGGCAGCCCTCAAGGCCCTGA
- a CDS encoding DUF4388 domain-containing protein has product MKTLLLAESHPPTLEHLKGLLSQAGYTVRAVNDPVTALEHFAADNPDVVVLSVDLPRVEGAHVVHLIRGHGQGGRVPIVAIDKGHLGRARGVSSVLDLKVNAYVADPLKPGELVPRLESLVRAAQAVPLSGLAATLSRPAVNSGELKGYPLPALMHSIYRLRRDGVLVVAHRGLSRRVYFLRGGPVSYDSTAKADSLPAFLLARNALDAQQAQRVAEALDSGLRIGAALADAGVEAAGEELLQLLRDFNRDRVERVLGMREGRYAFYAGDDFTSEVASVEVPPLAPVLDGARRCFPMKVMAASLRAHMSDYPVRSQEFGRDLQAMALDTDDLKVVMQVNGRIALKDLLAHGRGELRMACSLLWFLKLTGGVTFSATPVATGSDVLSAAVLPDRIAPRKRKTLPPETAASLREEALRIITRSYFGGLGLDIAADAEAVERAYHETAMRFHPDTYAEFDISDLKDLLESVQDRLSASYRVLSVEEKRKAYLQYLFSRMDVGRNTAVVVDAEIALRRGTSALKRQDYPTAAKAFEEAVSLNPDEPEYYPFLAWATYRRPTGALVVRAQKAQQVLKRALSLGPYVERLHLISAIIDMDLGDAPLARKKLLRVLEYNPYSQLAKAALRKVGR; this is encoded by the coding sequence TTGAAGACGCTTCTGCTCGCCGAGAGCCATCCCCCCACGCTCGAGCACCTCAAAGGCCTGCTCTCCCAGGCAGGGTACACCGTTCGCGCGGTGAATGATCCGGTGACGGCGCTGGAGCACTTCGCGGCGGACAACCCGGACGTGGTGGTGCTGTCGGTGGACCTGCCGCGGGTGGAGGGCGCGCACGTGGTGCACCTCATCCGCGGGCACGGGCAGGGCGGCAGGGTGCCCATCGTCGCCATCGACAAGGGGCACCTGGGGCGCGCGCGCGGCGTGAGCTCGGTGCTGGACCTCAAGGTGAACGCCTACGTCGCGGACCCGCTCAAGCCGGGGGAGCTGGTTCCCCGGCTGGAGTCGCTGGTGCGCGCGGCGCAGGCGGTGCCGCTCTCCGGGCTGGCGGCCACGCTGTCCAGGCCCGCCGTCAACTCGGGCGAGCTGAAGGGCTACCCCCTGCCCGCGCTGATGCACTCCATCTACCGGCTGCGCCGGGACGGCGTGCTCGTGGTGGCGCACCGGGGCCTGAGCCGGCGCGTGTACTTCCTCCGTGGCGGGCCGGTGAGCTACGACTCCACGGCGAAGGCGGACTCGCTGCCGGCCTTCCTGCTCGCCCGGAACGCGCTGGACGCGCAGCAGGCGCAGCGGGTGGCGGAGGCGCTGGACTCGGGGCTGCGCATTGGCGCGGCGCTCGCGGACGCGGGCGTGGAGGCGGCGGGCGAGGAGCTGCTGCAGCTCCTGCGCGACTTCAACCGCGACCGGGTGGAGCGCGTGCTGGGCATGCGCGAGGGGCGCTACGCCTTCTACGCGGGCGACGACTTCACGTCGGAGGTCGCCTCCGTGGAGGTGCCGCCGCTGGCCCCCGTGCTGGACGGCGCGCGCCGCTGCTTTCCCATGAAGGTGATGGCGGCCTCGCTGCGCGCGCACATGAGCGACTACCCGGTGCGCTCGCAGGAGTTCGGGCGCGACCTGCAGGCCATGGCGCTGGACACGGATGACCTGAAGGTCGTGATGCAGGTCAACGGCCGCATCGCGCTGAAGGACCTGCTGGCGCACGGGCGCGGCGAGCTGCGCATGGCGTGCTCGCTGCTGTGGTTCCTGAAGCTGACGGGCGGGGTGACGTTCTCCGCCACGCCCGTGGCCACGGGCTCGGACGTGCTGTCCGCGGCGGTGTTGCCGGACCGGATTGCCCCGCGCAAGCGCAAGACGCTGCCTCCCGAGACGGCGGCCTCCTTGCGCGAGGAGGCGCTGCGCATCATCACCCGCAGCTACTTCGGAGGCCTGGGCCTGGACATCGCGGCGGACGCGGAGGCGGTGGAGCGCGCCTACCACGAGACGGCGATGCGCTTTCACCCGGACACCTACGCCGAGTTCGACATCTCCGACCTGAAGGACCTGCTGGAGTCGGTGCAGGACCGGCTGTCCGCGTCCTACCGGGTGCTGAGCGTGGAGGAGAAGCGCAAGGCGTACCTCCAGTACCTCTTCAGCCGGATGGACGTGGGGCGGAACACGGCGGTGGTGGTGGACGCGGAGATTGCCCTGCGCCGGGGAACGTCCGCCCTGAAGCGCCAGGACTATCCCACGGCGGCCAAGGCCTTCGAGGAAGCGGTGTCGCTCAACCCGGACGAGCCGGAGTACTACCCCTTCCTCGCCTGGGCGACGTACCGGAGGCCCACGGGGGCGCTGGTGGTTCGGGCGCAGAAGGCACAGCAGGTGTTGAAGCGGGCGCTGTCGCTGGGCCCGTACGTGGAGCGGTTGCACCTCATCTCCGCCATCATCGACATGGACCTGGGCGACGCGCCGCTGGCGCGGAAGAAGCTGCTGCGGGTGCTGGAGTACAACCCGTACTCCCAGCTCGCGAAGGCGGCGCTGCGCAAGGTGGGACGTTAG
- a CDS encoding MarC family protein, with protein MPEYASLFLVSLSAIFFVVDPIGVVPLFLAMTAGDTQEKVRRTAMRACLVACGMMLFFALFGGVIFKVFGVSLGAFRVAGGILLLITALDMLRARPSETRTTPSEEQEGVVKEDVAIVPLAIPLLAGPGAIATAMVLMAKGDTLTSAIPVLAAVVLTFVASYFILRASGLIQRVLRQSGVAIVERVMGLILAAIAVQFIADGGKELLR; from the coding sequence ATGCCGGAATACGCCTCGCTGTTCCTCGTCTCGCTGTCGGCCATCTTCTTCGTGGTGGACCCCATTGGCGTCGTCCCGCTGTTCCTGGCGATGACGGCCGGGGACACGCAGGAGAAGGTGCGCCGCACCGCCATGCGCGCCTGCCTGGTGGCCTGCGGGATGATGCTGTTCTTCGCCCTCTTCGGCGGCGTCATCTTCAAGGTGTTTGGCGTGTCGCTGGGCGCCTTCCGCGTGGCCGGCGGCATCCTGCTGCTCATCACCGCGCTGGACATGCTGCGCGCCCGCCCGTCCGAGACGCGCACCACGCCGTCCGAGGAGCAGGAGGGCGTGGTGAAGGAGGACGTGGCCATCGTCCCCCTCGCGATTCCGCTGCTGGCGGGCCCGGGCGCCATCGCCACCGCCATGGTGCTGATGGCCAAGGGCGACACGCTCACCTCCGCCATCCCCGTGCTGGCCGCCGTGGTGCTGACCTTCGTCGCCAGCTACTTCATCCTCCGCGCCTCCGGGCTCATCCAGCGCGTGCTGCGCCAGTCCGGCGTGGCCATTGTCGAGCGGGTGATGGGGCTCATCCTGGCCGCCATCGCGGTGCAGTTCATCGCGGACGGCGGCAAGGAGCTGCTCAGGTAG
- a CDS encoding polyprenol monophosphomannose synthase yields the protein MNPALVCIPTYNERENIEAIVRAVLEADPRVDILIVDDNSPDGTGQLADGLAQQDARVRVLHREKKEGLGRAYLAAFRWALAEQYTYILEMDADFSHDPRYLPGILDAAEAGADLVLGSRYVTGGGTVNWGVGRQLISRGGSLYARSILGVGIQDLTGGFKCFHRRVLEAIDLDAVKSTGYAFQIELTYRALRKGFTVREVPIVFEDRRVGHSKMSKKIFAEALTMVWKLRLTVRA from the coding sequence ATGAACCCTGCCCTGGTCTGCATCCCCACGTACAACGAGCGGGAAAACATCGAGGCCATCGTCCGGGCGGTGCTGGAGGCCGACCCCCGGGTCGACATCCTCATCGTGGACGACAACTCGCCCGATGGCACGGGGCAGCTCGCGGACGGGCTCGCCCAGCAGGATGCGCGGGTGCGCGTGCTCCACCGGGAGAAGAAGGAGGGCCTGGGCCGCGCCTACCTCGCCGCGTTCCGCTGGGCCCTGGCCGAGCAGTACACGTACATCCTGGAGATGGACGCGGACTTCAGCCATGACCCGCGCTACCTGCCGGGCATCCTGGACGCGGCCGAGGCGGGCGCGGACCTGGTGCTGGGCTCGCGCTACGTCACGGGCGGCGGCACGGTGAACTGGGGCGTGGGCCGGCAGCTCATCAGCCGCGGCGGCAGCCTCTACGCGCGGTCGATTCTGGGCGTGGGCATCCAGGACCTCACCGGCGGCTTCAAGTGCTTCCACCGGCGGGTGCTGGAGGCCATCGACCTGGACGCGGTGAAGAGCACCGGGTACGCATTCCAGATTGAGCTGACCTACCGCGCGCTGCGCAAGGGCTTCACCGTGCGCGAGGTGCCCATCGTCTTCGAGGACCGGCGCGTGGGCCACTCCAAGATGAGCAAGAAAATCTTCGCCGAGGCTCTCACCATGGTGTGGAAGCTGCGGCTCACTGTCCGAGCCTGA
- the lpxB gene encoding lipid-A-disaccharide synthase has protein sequence MTTPPRILVVAGEASGDTHAAELVAALRARRPDLTFFGMGGARLAAQGVEQLFDAREVSVMGITEVLPRIPRILQILKGLAQAAADRRPDVAILVDIPDFNLRLAKKLKALGIPVAYYVSPMIWAWRRGRVRTIKRLVDRMLCILPFEEEFYREAGVSARYVGSPVVEQVPASDTATAFRERLGLAKEAPTLALLPGSRMSEIRRLLPDMVEATKRLAAERPGLQVVVPVAPTIDRAEITSRFEGSGVTPILVEGRAPEVVGASDAAVVASGTAVLEAGLMQRPLVVVYRVSLITYWVGRLMLKVAFVSLINLLAGRRVVPELLQGEMTPERIAEEVRRVWMPGAPREEMLQGLAEMRGRLGETGAAARAAESVLELLPPGRV, from the coding sequence ATGACGACCCCACCCCGCATCCTCGTCGTCGCCGGCGAGGCGTCAGGCGATACCCACGCCGCCGAGCTCGTCGCCGCCCTCCGGGCTCGCCGTCCCGACCTCACCTTCTTTGGCATGGGCGGTGCCCGCCTGGCCGCCCAGGGGGTGGAGCAGCTCTTCGATGCCCGGGAGGTGTCCGTCATGGGCATCACCGAGGTGCTGCCCCGGATTCCCCGCATCCTCCAGATTCTGAAGGGGCTGGCCCAGGCCGCCGCCGACCGGAGGCCGGACGTGGCCATCCTGGTGGACATCCCGGACTTCAACCTGCGCCTGGCCAAGAAGCTCAAGGCGCTGGGCATCCCCGTCGCCTACTACGTGTCCCCGATGATCTGGGCCTGGCGCCGGGGCCGGGTGCGCACCATCAAACGGTTGGTGGACCGGATGCTCTGCATCCTCCCGTTCGAGGAGGAGTTCTACCGGGAGGCCGGGGTCAGCGCCCGCTACGTCGGCAGCCCGGTGGTGGAGCAGGTGCCCGCGTCCGACACCGCCACCGCCTTCCGCGAGCGGCTGGGGTTGGCGAAGGAGGCGCCGACGCTCGCGCTGTTGCCGGGCAGCCGGATGAGCGAAATCCGCCGTCTGCTTCCCGACATGGTGGAGGCGACGAAGCGGCTGGCCGCCGAGAGGCCCGGGCTCCAGGTGGTGGTCCCCGTCGCGCCCACCATCGACCGGGCGGAGATCACGTCCCGCTTCGAGGGCAGCGGCGTGACACCCATCCTGGTGGAGGGCCGCGCGCCCGAGGTGGTGGGCGCCAGCGACGCCGCGGTGGTGGCCTCGGGTACAGCCGTCCTGGAAGCCGGGCTGATGCAGCGCCCGCTGGTGGTCGTCTACCGCGTGTCGCTCATCACGTACTGGGTGGGCCGGTTGATGCTGAAGGTGGCCTTCGTGTCCCTCATCAACCTGCTGGCGGGCCGGCGCGTCGTCCCCGAGCTGCTCCAGGGGGAGATGACGCCCGAGCGCATCGCCGAGGAGGTCCGCCGCGTCTGGATGCCCGGGGCGCCTCGGGAGGAGATGCTCCAGGGGCTGGCGGAGATGCGCGGCCGGCTGGGAGAGACGGGCGCGGCCGCCCGCGCGGCGGAGTCCGTACTGGAGCTGCTGCCCCCGGGCCGCGTTTAG
- a CDS encoding sigma 54-interacting transcriptional regulator: MEHDRSTLQQSDATGRGADSGEAPVPGLLRVLCAGSAMAEALPLDGELLLGRGAASLGTHQDPRMSRSHAQVRYDGRRFWVTDQGSQNGTFVDGAPLVAGAPREAQRVIRMGDSLFVPCADVGPVARRGVVRTRDFVRGPAMQRLLDQVARTAEHGFTLHVHGESGTGKEGVARAFHERGPRASGPFVAVNCAAIPQGLAERLLFGARRGAFSGADDAEGYLQAADGGTLFLDEVAELELAVQAKLLRALETGEVLPLGGSRPRKVDVRVCSAGNKDLRAQVASGRMREDLYFRLGRPEVGLPPMRRRPEEVPFLVERFLEELAPRLPVHVGFHEACLLRAWPGNVRELRVEVRSAAQEALLHEAPRLEARHLSPTAGAVFGPPLAEPQVASAATPGRAALQGKPLDEAERTRLETALRENGGNVAATARAMGLHRTQLRRLLERHGLSGPREG; this comes from the coding sequence ATGGAACACGACCGGTCGACCTTGCAGCAGAGCGACGCCACGGGGCGGGGGGCGGACTCCGGCGAGGCCCCGGTGCCGGGCCTGCTGCGCGTCCTGTGCGCGGGGAGCGCGATGGCCGAGGCCCTGCCGCTCGACGGCGAGCTGTTGCTGGGGCGGGGCGCCGCTTCGCTGGGGACGCACCAGGACCCTCGGATGTCTCGCAGCCACGCACAGGTCCGGTACGACGGCCGCCGCTTCTGGGTCACCGACCAGGGCAGCCAGAATGGCACGTTCGTGGACGGGGCACCCCTGGTGGCGGGAGCGCCCCGCGAGGCCCAGCGTGTCATCCGCATGGGGGACTCGCTCTTTGTTCCCTGCGCGGACGTGGGGCCGGTGGCCCGGCGCGGCGTCGTCAGGACGCGCGACTTCGTGCGCGGGCCCGCGATGCAGCGGCTGCTGGACCAGGTCGCGCGCACGGCGGAGCACGGCTTCACGTTGCACGTCCACGGGGAGAGCGGCACCGGCAAGGAAGGCGTGGCCCGCGCGTTCCATGAGCGCGGGCCGCGCGCGTCGGGGCCCTTCGTGGCCGTCAACTGCGCGGCCATTCCGCAGGGGCTCGCCGAAAGGCTCCTCTTCGGCGCGCGGCGCGGCGCCTTCTCCGGCGCGGATGACGCGGAGGGCTACCTCCAGGCCGCGGACGGCGGGACGTTGTTCCTGGACGAGGTGGCCGAGCTGGAGCTGGCCGTGCAGGCCAAGCTGCTGCGCGCGCTGGAGACGGGAGAGGTCCTCCCCCTGGGGGGCTCCCGGCCGCGGAAGGTGGACGTGCGGGTGTGCTCCGCCGGGAACAAGGACCTGCGCGCGCAGGTGGCCAGCGGCCGGATGCGCGAGGACCTCTACTTCCGCCTCGGCAGGCCGGAGGTTGGCTTGCCGCCAATGCGCCGCCGCCCCGAGGAGGTGCCCTTCCTGGTGGAGCGCTTCCTGGAGGAACTCGCACCGCGCCTGCCCGTGCACGTGGGCTTCCACGAGGCCTGCCTGTTGAGGGCCTGGCCGGGCAACGTGCGCGAGCTCCGGGTGGAGGTGCGCAGCGCCGCCCAGGAGGCGCTGCTTCACGAGGCGCCGCGTCTCGAGGCGAGACACCTGAGCCCCACCGCCGGCGCGGTGTTCGGCCCGCCGCTCGCGGAGCCACAGGTGGCGTCCGCGGCCACCCCAGGTCGGGCCGCGCTCCAGGGCAAGCCGCTGGACGAGGCCGAGCGGACCCGGCTGGAGACGGCGCTCCGGGAGAACGGGGGGAACGTCGCCGCCACGGCCCGGGCGATGGGCCTCCACCGGACGCAGCTCCGCCGCCTGCTCGAGCGCCATGGCCTCTCAGGTCCCCGGGAGGGCTGA
- a CDS encoding OmpA family protein, with the protein MNTVAPPTSPAGSVSLHATSSYPRGGIHPHVPRLVAARDARGPHRAMNARLLLLTFALSSPTPVLADAIRVSLEGRAVLGEKLPALLVHIEEPIAGFEVKLKRSDGHEVAVKGGGNPGLTRRIELAQPEGRFHYEGALTVRFPDAESGELPLSFDTELYGALRLDVRKEDVDVAARRLRFVLNRPAKRAELTVLMDTGKKAFEGEVPFKGEAAGTPLELTWPAEEGRVMKISLRAFDTAEFYTGVDLYPWQVDIPHEEVNFASGRADIPAAERGKLDKSHALIADALAKYGRFASLRLYVIGHTDTVGPAAENRELSVRRAKRLAAYFRKKGLRVPVFYEGLGEEAPAVATPDETAEAGNRRAEYIIAVEDPVLQHAPRPPRWRKL; encoded by the coding sequence TTGAATACCGTCGCACCTCCAACGTCCCCCGCGGGGAGCGTTTCCCTGCACGCCACCTCGTCCTACCCTCGCGGAGGAATCCACCCACACGTGCCGCGGTTGGTCGCGGCCCGTGACGCCCGAGGCCCGCACCGCGCCATGAACGCCCGCCTGCTGCTGCTCACCTTCGCTTTGTCTTCGCCGACGCCAGTGCTCGCGGACGCCATCCGAGTGTCCTTGGAAGGGCGCGCGGTGCTGGGAGAGAAGCTCCCGGCGCTCCTGGTCCACATCGAGGAGCCCATCGCGGGCTTCGAGGTGAAGCTGAAGCGCAGCGACGGCCACGAGGTGGCGGTGAAGGGCGGCGGCAATCCGGGGCTCACGCGCCGCATCGAGCTCGCGCAGCCGGAGGGCCGCTTCCACTACGAGGGAGCGCTCACGGTGCGCTTCCCGGATGCGGAATCCGGCGAGCTGCCGTTGTCCTTCGACACGGAGCTGTACGGCGCGCTGAGGCTGGATGTGCGCAAGGAGGACGTGGACGTGGCGGCGCGCCGGCTGCGCTTCGTCCTGAACCGGCCCGCGAAGCGCGCGGAGCTGACGGTGTTGATGGACACCGGGAAGAAGGCCTTCGAGGGCGAGGTGCCCTTCAAGGGCGAGGCGGCGGGGACGCCGCTGGAGCTGACATGGCCGGCGGAGGAGGGGCGGGTGATGAAGATCTCCCTCCGGGCGTTCGACACGGCGGAGTTCTACACGGGCGTGGACCTGTATCCCTGGCAGGTGGACATTCCGCACGAGGAGGTGAACTTCGCCTCGGGCCGCGCGGACATCCCAGCGGCGGAGCGGGGCAAGCTCGACAAGAGCCACGCGCTCATCGCGGACGCGCTGGCGAAGTACGGGCGCTTCGCGTCGCTGCGGCTCTATGTCATCGGCCACACGGACACCGTGGGGCCGGCGGCGGAGAACCGCGAGCTGTCGGTGCGCCGGGCGAAGCGCCTGGCGGCCTATTTCCGGAAGAAGGGACTACGGGTGCCGGTGTTCTACGAAGGGCTGGGAGAAGAGGCCCCGGCCGTCGCGACGCCCGACGAGACGGCGGAGGCGGGAAACCGCCGCGCGGAATACATCATCGCGGTGGAGGACCCGGTGCTTCAGCACGCGCCTCGCCCCCCGCGCTGGCGAAAGCTGTAG